A genomic segment from Nicotiana sylvestris chromosome 1, ASM39365v2, whole genome shotgun sequence encodes:
- the LOC104247225 gene encoding probable cinnamyl alcohol dehydrogenase 2: MGSLDVEKSAIGWAARDPSGLLSPYTYTLRNTGPEDVQVKVLYCGLCHSDLHQVKNDLGMSNYPLVPGHEVVGKVVEVGADVSKFKVGDTVGVGLLVGSCRNCGPCKREIEQYCNKKIWNCNDVYTDGKPTQGGFANSMVVDQNFVVKIPEGMAPEQAAPLLCAGITVYSPLNHFGFNQSGFRGGILGLGGVGHMGVKIAKAMGHHVTVISSSNKKRQEALEHLGADDYLVSSDTDKMQEAADSLDYIIDTVPVGHPLEPYLSLLKIDGKLILIGVINTPLQFISPMVMLGRKSITGSFIGSMKETEEMLDFCKEKGVTSQIEIVKMDYINTAMERLEKNDVRYRFVVDVAGSKLDQ; encoded by the exons ATGGGTAGCTTGGATGTTGAAAAATCAGCTATTGGTTGGGCTGCTAGAGACCCTTCTGGTCTACTTTCACCTTATACCTATACTCTCAG AAACACAGGACCTGAAGATGTGCAAGTCAAAGTTTTGTATTGTGGACTTTGCCACAGTGATCTTCACCAAGTTAAAAATGATCTTGGCATGTCCAACTACCCTCTGGTTCCTGG ACATGAAGTGGTGGGAAAAGTAGTGGAGGTAGGAGCAGATGTGTCAAAATTCAAAGTGGGGGACACAGTTGGAGTTGGATTACTCGTTGGAAGTTGTAGGAACTGTGGCCCTTGCAAGagagaaatagagcaatattgcAACAAGAAGATTTGGAATTGCAATGATGTCTACACTGATGGCAAACCCACCCAAGGTGGTTTTGCTAATTCTATGGTTGTTGATCAAAA CTTTGTGGTGAAAATTCCAGAGGGTATGGCACCAGAACAAGCAGCACCTCTATTATGTGCTGGCATAACAGTATACAGTCCATTGAACCATTTTGGTTTTAATCAGAGTGGATTTAGAGGAGGAATTTTGGGATTAGGAGGAGTTGGACATATGGGAGTGAAAATAGCAAAGGCAATGGGACATCATGTTACTGTCATTAGTTCTTCAAATAAGAAGAGACAAGAGGCATTGGAACATCTTGGTGCAGATGATTATCTTGTTAGTTCAGACACTGATAAAATGCAAGAAGCTGCTGATTCACTTGACTATATTATTGATACTGTCCCTGTTGGCCATCCTCTTGAACCTTATCTTTCTTTGCTTAAAATTGATGGCAAACTTATCTTGATCGGAGTTATCAACACCCCCTTGCAATTTATCTCTCCCATGGTTATGCTCG GGAGAAAGAGCATCACTGGAAGCTTTATTGGTAGCATGAAGGAAACAGAGGAAATGCTAGACTTCTGCAAAGAGAAAGGTGTGACTTCACAGATTGAGATAGTGAAAATGGATTATATCAACACTGCAATGGAGAGGTTGGAGAAAAATGATGTGAGGTACAGATTTGTTGTTGATGTTGCTGGAAGCAAGCTTGACCAGTAA
- the LOC138877148 gene encoding uncharacterized protein, with protein sequence MDKVQLIRQRLLTAQSKQKSYADKRRRDLVFTIGDKVFLRVSPMKGVMRFGKRGKLSPRFIGPYEILDRVGAVAYRLALPPELSFIHPVFHVSMLRKCISDSSQVLEAPTIPFDEKLSYEEELAAIVNRQVRKIRSKKIVFVKILWRNHTIEEATWKVEKDMQVKYPHLFQFTGMYLS encoded by the coding sequence ATGGACAAAGTCCAGTTGATCAGACAGAGATTGCTTACAGCTCAAAGCAAACAAAAGTCTTATGCTGATAAGAGGAGAAGAGATTTAGTGTTCACAATTGGAGACAAAGTGTTCCTACGAGTCTctcctatgaaaggtgtgatgcggtttgggaaaagaggcaagctgagccccaggtttataggACCGTATGAGATACTAGATCGAGTGGGAGCTGTGGCTTATCGTTTGGCACTTCCTCCCGAGTTGTCCTTtattcatccagtgtttcatgtctcAATGCTAAGAAAATGTATATCAGACTCATCTCAAGTGCTTGAAGCACCAACTATACCGTTTGATGAGAAGttgtcttacgaggaggagcTTGCGGCAATTGTTAATAGACAAGTAAGAAAGATACGGTCAAAAAAAATTGTGTTCGTTAAAATTTTATGGAGAAATCATACCATTGAAGAAGCTACTTGGAAGGTAGAAAAAGATATGCAAGTGAAGTATCCTCATTTGTTTCAGTTTACAGGTATGTACTTGAGTTAA